The sequence below is a genomic window from Deltaproteobacteria bacterium.
GACGGTACTGTTGGCTTTCTCATGAATATCTTCAACGGCGGTCTCCATGCTCTCAAAGAGGGTGAGACTCTGGGTGAAGACCGGATAGACATTCAGGAAATCATGGTCGTTCCAAGTGCGGCAACTTATGCTGAAGCGCTTGAAATGGGCGATAAGATTGATTTTGCTCTCAAGGGAATTCTCACTGAGAAGTTTTCAGCTGATGTTTTAACCCGCGCGGATGAAGCCGGTTTTTCAGTTAAAGGCCTTGGGTCCAGCACTGAAGCATTTGGCTACGTGTTTGATGCTATTCGAGCCGCAGGGTACGAGCCCGGTAAAGATGTGAAACTTGCCCTCGATGTTGCCGCGGCCTCTTTCTATAACGCCGAAAACAAAACCTACCAGTTTCAAGGCAAGTCGATTTCAAGCCAAGAGATGGTTGATTACCTTGTAGGCCTTGTTGATAAATACGAAGGCTGCATGCTTTCGGTTGAAGATGGCTTAGATGAAAACGATTGGGACTTTTGGCCAGTGCTTACGGCAGAGTTAACCAAGCGTGATGTTGTGACTATTGGGGATGACCTCTTCGTGACTCAGCTTCCACGTCTGGAGCAAGGCATTGCAATAAAAGCGGCAACTGCGATTCTCGTGAAAGTGAATCAAAACGGTAGCATGTCTGGAACTTTCGAAGTCATGAAACGTGCGAGAAGCGCAGGTATGAAGTGTGTGATTTCTCACCGGTCCGGTGAAACACTTGATGCGAGCATTGCCGACATCGCCTACGCGACGGGGTCCATGGGCCTTAAAACGGGTGATCCACAACCGGAAGCAGACTTTCCAGATAAAACTACCTGGGTTCGTCGGGCTAAGTATTTGAGAATGGTTGAGCTTGAAAAGCTAGGCTAAGAATCAAGTTAAGATGAGACAAATAAGAACGGGGCGCATTCAACGCCCCGTTTTTTTTGACTTGCTTAAACGAAGAAATCTGGAAGTAAGTCTGCACCTGGAGTCATGGAATACTTTTCCAAGTCG
It includes:
- the eno gene encoding phosphopyruvate hydratase (catalyzes the formation of phosphoenolpyruvate from 2-phospho-D-glycerate in glycolysis); this translates as MANAAEIVLEGRESKDSRGRPTVEVVLKVAGVEVTGDVPAGASKGEDEAKTVSVDQAISNIHGPIATIIRESGANLAEHAGLLAIEKLIIEKSGENYATLGANAVLPVSRALWQAAAALHKQELSQYINANETELASDGTVGFLMNIFNGGLHALKEGETLGEDRIDIQEIMVVPSAATYAEALEMGDKIDFALKGILTEKFSADVLTRADEAGFSVKGLGSSTEAFGYVFDAIRAAGYEPGKDVKLALDVAAASFYNAENKTYQFQGKSISSQEMVDYLVGLVDKYEGCMLSVEDGLDENDWDFWPVLTAELTKRDVVTIGDDLFVTQLPRLEQGIAIKAATAILVKVNQNGSMSGTFEVMKRARSAGMKCVISHRSGETLDASIADIAYATGSMGLKTGDPQPEADFPDKTTWVRRAKYLRMVELEKLG